One window of the Lysobacterales bacterium genome contains the following:
- a CDS encoding 1-acyl-sn-glycerol-3-phosphate acyltransferase has translation MIARVLVGLVRLLFGAYPRWQGSAPSPVQRIYFANHGSHLDTLTLWAALPPTLRRRTRPVAARDYWGGGGLKGLIARQGLNVVLIDRQRSDAEADPLAPLQAALAAGDSLILFPEGTRRDETLPGPFKAGLYHLAQRHPQVELVPVFLDNARRSLPKGSLLPVPFICTARFGAAIAPAPGEDKDAFLERARAAVVALA, from the coding sequence GTGATCGCGCGGGTACTGGTCGGCCTGGTCCGACTGCTGTTCGGCGCCTATCCGCGTTGGCAGGGCAGCGCGCCTTCGCCGGTGCAGCGCATCTACTTCGCCAACCACGGCAGCCACCTGGACACCCTCACCCTGTGGGCGGCGTTGCCGCCGACGCTGCGCCGGCGGACCCGGCCGGTGGCGGCGCGCGACTATTGGGGCGGTGGCGGCCTCAAGGGCCTGATCGCCCGCCAGGGCCTGAACGTGGTGCTGATCGACCGGCAGCGCAGCGACGCCGAGGCCGATCCGCTGGCGCCACTGCAGGCCGCGCTGGCGGCCGGCGACAGCCTGATCCTGTTCCCCGAGGGCACCCGCCGCGATGAGACCCTGCCCGGGCCGTTCAAGGCCGGGCTCTACCACCTGGCGCAGCGCCATCCGCAGGTCGAACTGGTGCCGGTATTCCTGGACAACGCCCGCCGCAGCCTGCCCAAGGGCAGCCTGCTGCCGGTGCCCTTCATCTGCACGGCGCGCTTCGGCGCCGCCATCGCCCCGGCGCCCGGCGAGGACAAGGACGCCTTCCTGGAACGCGCCCGAGCGGCGGTGGTGGCCCTGGCATGA
- a CDS encoding phosphatidate cytidylyltransferase, whose protein sequence is MIDSLVSFATGLVEGAPPQFWWLLGGLFGLLTLASAIGAFLGRGGRGGAVVANLNARIRAWWWMVVVLCACFLVGPLATIVVFALTSFLALREFVTLTPTRRGDHAVLLLCFWVAIPLQYWLVHDGWYGLFAIAIPVYGFLLLPAVSALSGDTEQFLERNTKIQWGLMLTVYCISHAPALLMLEIPGFEGRGLLLLLFLLIVVQLSDVLQYVFGKLFGRHLLAPKVSPSKTVEGLVGGGLAATGVGAALWWITPFTPLQAGALAALIVLCGFLGGLALSAVKRSLGAKDWGVMIEGHGGMLDRMDSVCFAAPVFFHIVRYFFT, encoded by the coding sequence ATGATCGATTCCCTGGTTTCCTTCGCGACCGGCCTGGTCGAGGGCGCGCCGCCCCAGTTCTGGTGGCTGCTCGGTGGTCTGTTCGGCCTGCTCACGCTGGCCAGCGCGATCGGCGCCTTCCTGGGCCGCGGCGGCCGCGGCGGCGCCGTGGTCGCCAACCTCAACGCCCGGATCCGCGCCTGGTGGTGGATGGTGGTGGTGCTGTGCGCCTGCTTCCTGGTCGGGCCGCTCGCCACCATCGTGGTGTTCGCCCTGACCTCGTTCCTGGCGCTGCGCGAATTCGTCACCCTGACGCCGACCCGGCGCGGCGACCATGCCGTGCTGCTGCTGTGCTTCTGGGTGGCGATCCCGCTGCAGTACTGGCTGGTGCACGACGGCTGGTACGGGCTGTTCGCGATCGCCATCCCCGTCTACGGCTTCCTGCTGCTGCCGGCGGTGTCGGCGCTGTCCGGCGACACCGAGCAGTTCCTGGAGCGCAACACCAAGATCCAGTGGGGCCTGATGCTGACCGTCTACTGCATCAGCCACGCCCCGGCCCTGCTGATGCTGGAGATCCCGGGCTTCGAGGGCCGCGGCCTGCTGCTGCTGCTGTTCCTGCTGATCGTCGTGCAGCTGAGCGATGTCCTGCAGTACGTGTTCGGCAAGCTGTTCGGCCGGCACCTGCTGGCGCCCAAGGTGAGCCCTTCGAAGACGGTCGAGGGCCTGGTCGGCGGCGGCCTGGCCGCCACCGGCGTCGGCGCCGCGCTGTGGTGGATCACGCCGTTCACGCCGCTGCAGGCCGGCGCGCTCGCGGCGCTGATCGTGCTGTGCGGCTTCCTCGGCGGCCTGGCGCTGTCGGCGGTCAAGCGCAGCCTCGGCGCCAAGGACTGGGGCGTGATGATCGAGGGCCACGGCGGCATGCTCGACCGCATGGACTCGGTCTGCTTCGCGGCACCGGTGTTCTTCCACATCGTGCGCTACTTCTTCACCTGA
- a CDS encoding PD40 domain-containing protein — protein MSSPSPTRRPTLLALASSVLAAAPGLGAAAVERISVASNGSQGNFQSRYPTISADGRYVAFESDATNLVPGDSNDATDVFVRDRLAGTTVRISVTAAGAQVNGPSRRPAISGNGQRVVFDSFGALIPDSGFHNCYLVDRAAPAIVLLDRRSDTGAPSGQGCQSPGISVDGDRIAFASPNPFLVPGDSDNNGVLDVFVRTVSTASTVRINRGPGGIEANAPAENLRISAFGSHVIYASAASNLVPGDSNGSRDIFVSDLAGQTRRVSVGSGGTQANGVVVPEAALNADASLVAFSANASALPGWNANVESVLYLRVPGADLTVPVSIPAAGAHEGSAEHPDFSATGRWLVFWADDQLVPGVTVAAIYVVDLLEETIALVSRQPGGQPAGAGNHFHPRISADGRGIVWFSNSALLVPGDTNGTWDVFHADNPLWDDTLFADGFE, from the coding sequence ATGTCCAGTCCGTCGCCGACCCGTCGGCCTACCCTGCTTGCCTTGGCGTCGTCCGTACTGGCCGCCGCACCGGGCCTCGGCGCCGCGGCAGTCGAACGCATCAGCGTCGCCAGCAACGGCAGCCAGGGCAATTTCCAGAGCCGCTATCCGACAATCTCGGCCGACGGCCGCTACGTGGCCTTCGAGAGCGACGCCACCAACCTGGTGCCCGGCGACAGCAACGACGCCACCGACGTCTTCGTCCGCGACCGGCTGGCCGGCACCACGGTGCGGATCAGCGTCACGGCGGCAGGCGCCCAGGTCAACGGCCCAAGCCGGCGACCGGCGATTTCCGGCAACGGCCAGCGCGTCGTGTTCGATTCCTTCGGTGCCCTGATCCCGGATTCGGGCTTCCACAACTGCTACCTGGTCGATCGCGCCGCACCCGCCATCGTGCTGCTCGACCGCCGCAGCGACACCGGCGCGCCGTCCGGCCAGGGCTGCCAGTCGCCCGGCATCAGCGTCGATGGCGACCGCATCGCCTTCGCCTCGCCCAACCCGTTCCTGGTACCCGGCGACAGCGACAACAACGGCGTGCTCGACGTGTTCGTGCGGACCGTGTCGACCGCCTCGACGGTGCGCATCAACCGCGGACCGGGCGGCATCGAGGCCAACGCACCGGCCGAGAACCTGCGCATCAGCGCGTTCGGCAGCCACGTGATCTACGCCAGCGCCGCCAGCAACCTGGTCCCGGGCGACAGCAACGGCAGCCGCGACATCTTCGTCTCCGACCTGGCCGGGCAGACCCGGCGGGTCAGCGTCGGCAGTGGCGGCACCCAGGCCAACGGCGTGGTCGTCCCCGAGGCGGCGCTGAACGCCGATGCCAGCCTGGTCGCCTTTTCCGCCAATGCTTCCGCCCTGCCCGGCTGGAACGCCAATGTCGAATCGGTTCTCTACCTGCGCGTACCCGGCGCCGACCTCACCGTGCCGGTGTCGATTCCCGCCGCCGGCGCCCACGAAGGCTCCGCCGAACATCCCGATTTCTCGGCCACCGGCCGCTGGCTGGTGTTCTGGGCCGACGATCAGCTGGTCCCGGGGGTCACCGTCGCCGCCATCTACGTCGTCGATCTGCTGGAGGAGACCATCGCCCTGGTCAGCCGACAACCCGGCGGCCAGCCGGCCGGCGCCGGCAACCACTTCCATCCGCGGATCAGTGCCGACGGCCGCGGCATCGTCTGGTTCTCGAACTCCGCCCTGCTGGTGCCCGGGGACACGAACGGCACCTGGGACGTCTTCCACGCCGACAACCCGCTGTGGGACGACACCCTGTTCGCGGACGGCTTCGAGTAG
- the ahcY gene encoding adenosylhomocysteinase, whose protein sequence is MNAVLKTPGAQDYKVRDIALADLGRRRIRMAEEEMPGLMQIRAKYAPLQPLKGVRLSGSLHMTKETAVLIETLAALGASVRWASCNIFSTQDDAAAAIAAAGIPVFAWKGETLEEYWDCTLDMLTHPGMKGPELIVDDGGDATLLIHKGVDMENGDDWVDQPGANHEEQVIKDLLKRTRSERPGFWKTVAADWKGVSEETTTGVHRLYQMMEAGKLLVPAINVNDSVTKSKFDNLYGCRESLADAIKRATDLMIAGKVAVVCGYGDVGKGSAHSLRGLGARVIVTEIDPINALQAAMEGFEVKTVEDVLHEADIFVTTTGNKDIITLEHMQGMKNNALVCNIGHFDNEIQVDRLNASGATRETIKPQVDRYTFGEGRSIYLLAEGRLVNLGCAHGHPAFVMSNSFSNQTLAQIDLWQNKDSYEKTVYRLSKKLDEEVARLHLEQIGVKLTRLTDDQAAYLGVPVDGPYKPEHYRY, encoded by the coding sequence ATGAACGCTGTCCTCAAGACCCCCGGCGCGCAGGACTACAAGGTCCGCGACATCGCCCTGGCCGACCTCGGCCGCCGCCGTATCCGCATGGCCGAGGAGGAGATGCCCGGCCTGATGCAGATCCGCGCCAAGTACGCGCCCCTGCAACCGCTCAAGGGCGTGCGCCTGTCCGGCTCGCTGCACATGACCAAGGAGACCGCGGTCCTGATCGAGACCCTGGCCGCGCTGGGCGCCTCGGTCCGCTGGGCCTCCTGCAACATCTTCTCGACCCAGGACGACGCCGCCGCGGCGATCGCCGCCGCCGGCATCCCGGTGTTCGCCTGGAAGGGCGAGACCCTCGAGGAATACTGGGACTGCACCCTGGACATGCTCACCCACCCGGGCATGAAGGGTCCCGAGCTGATCGTCGACGACGGCGGCGACGCCACCTTGCTGATCCACAAGGGCGTCGACATGGAGAACGGCGACGACTGGGTCGACCAGCCCGGCGCCAACCACGAGGAGCAGGTGATCAAGGACCTGCTCAAGCGCACCCGCAGCGAGCGTCCCGGCTTCTGGAAGACCGTCGCCGCCGACTGGAAGGGCGTCTCCGAGGAGACCACCACCGGCGTGCACCGCCTGTACCAGATGATGGAGGCCGGCAAGCTGCTGGTGCCGGCGATCAACGTCAACGACTCGGTGACCAAGAGCAAGTTCGACAACCTGTACGGTTGCCGCGAGTCGCTGGCCGACGCCATCAAGCGCGCCACCGACCTGATGATCGCCGGCAAGGTCGCCGTGGTCTGCGGCTACGGCGACGTCGGCAAGGGCTCGGCGCACTCGCTGCGCGGCCTGGGCGCGCGCGTCATCGTCACCGAGATCGACCCGATCAACGCCCTGCAGGCGGCCATGGAGGGCTTCGAGGTGAAGACCGTCGAGGACGTCCTGCACGAGGCCGACATCTTCGTCACCACCACCGGCAACAAGGACATCATCACCCTGGAGCACATGCAGGGGATGAAGAACAACGCCCTGGTCTGCAACATCGGCCACTTCGACAACGAGATCCAGGTCGACCGCCTGAACGCCAGCGGCGCGACCCGCGAGACCATCAAGCCGCAGGTCGACCGCTACACCTTCGGCGAGGGCCGCAGCATCTACCTGCTCGCCGAAGGGCGCCTGGTGAACCTGGGCTGCGCGCATGGCCACCCGGCCTTCGTGATGTCCAACTCGTTCTCGAACCAGACCCTGGCGCAGATCGACCTGTGGCAGAACAAGGACAGCTACGAGAAGACCGTGTACCGCCTGTCCAAGAAGCTGGACGAGGAAGTCGCCCGGCTGCACCTGGAGCAGATCGGCGTGAAGCTGACCCGCCTCACCGACGACCAGGCCGCCTACCTCGGCGTGCCCGTCGACGGGCCGTACAAGCCCGAGCACTACCGCTACTGA
- a CDS encoding monovalent cation:proton antiporter-2 (CPA2) family protein → MAAEGGIELVKAVALLGAAVVAVPLFRRLGLGSVLGYLAAGLAIGPFGLALFTDPMAILHVAELGVVMFLFVIGLEMRPSHLWHLRGQIFGLGTAQISLALAALTGVGLLLGFTPVTAFIGAAGFVLTSTAIVVQLLVERGDIALPPGQKMVSVLLFEDLLIVPLLALVAFMAPGAAEAPGSRWLDIGLGVAAVAALVAAGLWLLNPLFRLLAAAKAREVMTAAALLVVLGSALLMELGGLSMAMGAFLAGVLLSESTFRHQLEADIEPFRGLLLGLFFLAVGMALDLTVVAANWLLILTAVPAMMLVKAACIYAVARLFRSRHGEALDRAVVMAQGGEFAFVLYAAAAAGGLIDGVANAQLTAIVVLSMALTPLVVLALRPLLRRAPPSMAGVDAADGLTGSVLLVGFGRFGQVVSQSLLARGVDVSLIDTDIEMIRDAERFGFKVYYGDGTRLDVLHASGAASARVILVCVDDREAALRIATLARAAFPQARLLVRAWDREHALHLLAAGVDGLVRETFESALQFGEDALRLLGVDAAEAARVRALIRQRDAERFQLEIASGAFKPSTDLLYTNQPQRMRQAPLVEPRTEGRRLDIDPESGSEAATTG, encoded by the coding sequence ATGGCAGCCGAAGGCGGCATCGAACTGGTCAAGGCGGTCGCCCTTCTGGGCGCGGCGGTGGTTGCGGTTCCCCTGTTCCGGCGACTGGGCCTGGGCTCGGTGCTCGGCTATCTGGCCGCTGGCCTGGCGATCGGTCCCTTCGGACTGGCGCTGTTCACCGACCCGATGGCGATCCTGCACGTCGCCGAGCTGGGCGTGGTGATGTTCCTTTTCGTGATCGGCCTGGAGATGCGCCCATCGCACCTGTGGCACCTGCGCGGCCAGATCTTCGGCCTGGGCACCGCACAGATCAGCCTGGCACTGGCCGCACTGACCGGCGTCGGGTTGCTGCTGGGCTTCACGCCAGTCACCGCCTTCATCGGCGCCGCCGGCTTCGTGCTGACGTCGACGGCGATCGTCGTGCAGTTGCTGGTCGAACGCGGCGACATCGCCCTGCCGCCCGGCCAGAAGATGGTGTCCGTGCTGCTGTTCGAGGACCTGCTGATCGTGCCGCTGCTGGCGCTGGTCGCGTTCATGGCGCCCGGCGCCGCGGAGGCGCCGGGCAGCCGCTGGCTGGACATCGGGCTCGGCGTGGCGGCGGTGGCCGCCCTGGTGGCCGCCGGCCTGTGGCTGCTCAACCCCCTGTTCCGGCTGCTGGCCGCCGCCAAGGCGCGCGAGGTGATGACCGCCGCCGCGCTGCTCGTGGTGCTGGGCTCGGCGCTGCTCATGGAACTGGGCGGCCTGTCGATGGCGATGGGCGCCTTTCTGGCCGGCGTGCTGCTCTCGGAGTCGACCTTCCGGCACCAGCTCGAGGCGGACATAGAGCCGTTCCGCGGCCTGCTTCTGGGGCTGTTCTTCCTGGCTGTGGGCATGGCCCTCGACCTGACGGTGGTCGCCGCCAACTGGTTGCTGATCCTGACCGCGGTGCCGGCGATGATGCTGGTCAAGGCGGCATGCATCTATGCGGTGGCGCGTTTGTTCCGGAGCCGGCACGGCGAGGCACTGGACCGCGCCGTGGTGATGGCCCAGGGCGGCGAGTTCGCCTTCGTGCTCTACGCCGCGGCTGCCGCGGGCGGCCTGATCGACGGCGTCGCCAACGCCCAGCTCACCGCGATCGTGGTGCTTTCGATGGCATTGACGCCCCTGGTGGTGCTGGCCCTCAGGCCGCTGCTGCGCAGGGCACCGCCCTCCATGGCCGGCGTCGATGCCGCGGACGGCCTGACCGGCAGCGTTCTGCTGGTCGGCTTCGGCCGCTTCGGGCAGGTCGTCAGCCAGTCGCTGCTGGCGCGCGGCGTCGATGTCTCGCTGATCGACACCGACATCGAGATGATCCGCGACGCCGAGCGCTTCGGCTTCAAGGTCTACTACGGCGACGGGACCCGGCTCGACGTCCTGCACGCCTCGGGCGCCGCCAGCGCGCGGGTGATCCTGGTCTGCGTGGACGACCGGGAGGCCGCCCTGCGCATCGCCACCCTGGCGCGCGCCGCGTTCCCCCAGGCGCGCCTGCTGGTCCGTGCCTGGGACCGCGAACACGCCCTGCACCTGCTCGCCGCCGGTGTCGATGGCCTGGTCCGGGAAACCTTCGAATCCGCCCTGCAGTTCGGCGAGGACGCGCTGCGTCTGCTCGGCGTCGACGCCGCCGAGGCGGCGCGGGTGCGCGCCCTGATCCGGCAGCGCGACGCCGAGCGCTTCCAGCTCGAGATCGCCAGCGGCGCCTTCAAGCCCAGCACCGACCTGCTCTACACCAACCAGCCGCAGCGGATGCGCCAGGCGCCGCTGGTCGAGCCGCGCACGGAAGGGCGCCGGCTCGACATCGACCCCGAGAGCGGAAGCGAAGCCGCGACTACGGGCTGA
- the metF gene encoding methylenetetrahydrofolate reductase [NAD(P)H], giving the protein MAAISLEFFPPKTDEQRTQLAKAVPKLRVLRPEYASVTFGAGGSTLSYTPETVRGLREEHGLDAAPHLSCVGGTRAEIGALLDQYRAMGCTRIVALRGDLPSGMAAYGDFRYANELVAFIREHSGGHFHIEVGCYPEVHPQADSATSDLDALRRKVEAGADGAITQYFYNPDAYFRFVEEARRLGLELPIVPGIMPIANFSQLQRFSALCGAEIPRWLGKRMQALGDDTGAIRELAADVVASLCRRLLEGGAPGLHFYTLNLARPTLAVVERL; this is encoded by the coding sequence ATGGCCGCCATAAGCCTCGAGTTCTTCCCCCCCAAGACCGACGAGCAGCGCACCCAGCTCGCCAAGGCGGTGCCGAAGCTGCGTGTCCTGAGGCCGGAGTACGCCAGCGTCACCTTCGGTGCCGGCGGCTCGACACTGAGCTATACCCCGGAGACCGTGCGCGGGCTGCGCGAGGAGCATGGGCTCGATGCCGCGCCGCACCTGTCCTGCGTCGGCGGAACCCGGGCCGAGATCGGCGCCCTGCTCGACCAGTACCGGGCAATGGGCTGCACCCGCATCGTCGCCCTGCGCGGCGACCTGCCGTCGGGCATGGCCGCCTACGGTGACTTCCGCTACGCCAACGAACTGGTCGCCTTCATTCGCGAGCACAGCGGCGGGCACTTCCACATCGAGGTCGGCTGCTACCCGGAGGTCCACCCGCAGGCGGACAGCGCGACCAGCGACCTCGATGCCCTGCGGCGCAAGGTCGAAGCCGGCGCCGATGGCGCCATCACCCAGTACTTCTACAACCCGGACGCCTATTTCCGCTTCGTAGAGGAGGCGCGCAGGCTGGGACTGGAGTTGCCGATCGTTCCGGGCATCATGCCGATCGCCAACTTCAGCCAGTTGCAGCGCTTCTCGGCCCTGTGCGGCGCGGAGATCCCGCGCTGGCTGGGCAAGCGCATGCAGGCCCTGGGCGACGACACCGGGGCGATCCGCGAGCTGGCCGCCGACGTGGTCGCCAGTCTGTGCCGGCGACTGCTGGAGGGCGGCGCGCCCGGGCTGCACTTCTACACGCTCAACCTGGCCCGGCCCACCCTGGCGGTGGTTGAGCGCCTATAA
- a CDS encoding entericidin A/B family lipoprotein: MTRNDSLGIKFLLAATAALLVLPQLSGCNTMHGAGKDIERAGEKIQDAAERND, translated from the coding sequence ATGACCCGCAACGACTCCCTGGGCATCAAATTCCTGCTCGCCGCGACCGCAGCCCTGCTGGTCCTGCCGCAGCTTTCCGGCTGCAACACCATGCACGGCGCCGGCAAGGACATCGAACGCGCCGGCGAGAAGATCCAGGACGCCGCCGAGCGCAACGACTGA
- a CDS encoding DUF883 family protein, whose amino-acid sequence MNTTPLRSGTEGTEHLKQAAHAAADGFRKAAESLKEATSHATEELTEAGAAAARGAQDLWDQAGQAIRKHPMAAAGIAFAAGLVLSRLIRR is encoded by the coding sequence ATGAACACCACTCCCCTGCGCAGCGGCACCGAAGGCACCGAGCACCTCAAGCAGGCCGCCCACGCGGCGGCCGACGGCTTCCGGAAGGCCGCGGAATCGCTCAAGGAGGCGACCAGCCACGCCACCGAAGAACTGACCGAGGCCGGTGCGGCCGCCGCCCGCGGCGCCCAGGACCTCTGGGACCAGGCCGGCCAGGCGATCCGCAAGCACCCCATGGCGGCAGCCGGAATCGCCTTCGCGGCGGGTCTGGTGCTGTCCCGCCTGATCCGGCGCTGA
- a CDS encoding AI-2E family transporter: MVIDPEPAPPPQPTTPSRLTQRRRRDLSGARWRNRLLAAMLALLTLYAFALAKAVVVPVLLAGLLSLLLAPAVRRLCRWYVPRPVAAFVVLGAVLGLAATGLSMLTTPAHSFLATLPEGVERIERAVKELRRPIEDVSRSASQSIDRLAELAIDAGQERPRTEPEVAPPPRLAGQLTAAVPVLLASLVVVVFLTFLLLLYGDAILRKAAAMTPRFAGRRRLVQTTRYTQHQLSTYVLTITAINAVLGLVVAGALHLLGVANPMLWGALAALLNFAPYVGPMIGLFLLTLAGFAQFDEPAQALLVPATFLVIQTLEGQLFTPLVLGRSMSLDPVMVFVALLLLGWLWGVVGLLMAVPLLTCLRICAEQVPGWAPLARLLGPAVPVSPERERSRLLKPPPRPRRRRAVASDVVVLASPQPPG; encoded by the coding sequence ATGGTCATTGATCCCGAACCGGCGCCCCCGCCGCAGCCGACGACACCCTCCAGGCTGACCCAGCGCCGTCGCCGCGATCTGTCCGGCGCGCGCTGGCGCAACCGGCTGCTCGCGGCGATGCTGGCACTGCTCACCCTGTACGCCTTCGCGCTGGCCAAGGCGGTGGTGGTGCCGGTCCTGCTGGCCGGGCTGCTCTCGCTGCTGCTGGCGCCCGCGGTGCGTCGTCTCTGCCGTTGGTACGTACCCAGGCCCGTGGCGGCGTTCGTGGTGCTGGGCGCGGTGCTGGGGCTTGCCGCGACCGGCCTTTCGATGCTCACCACCCCGGCGCACAGCTTCCTTGCGACGCTTCCGGAGGGCGTCGAGCGCATCGAACGGGCAGTGAAGGAGCTGCGACGCCCGATCGAGGACGTCTCGCGCAGCGCCAGCCAGAGCATCGATCGGCTTGCCGAACTCGCCATCGATGCCGGCCAGGAACGGCCCCGCACCGAGCCCGAGGTCGCGCCGCCGCCACGCCTTGCCGGTCAACTCACCGCCGCGGTTCCCGTGCTGCTGGCCAGTCTCGTCGTGGTCGTGTTCCTGACCTTCCTGCTGCTGCTCTACGGCGACGCGATCCTGCGCAAGGCGGCGGCCATGACGCCGCGCTTCGCCGGGCGACGCCGCCTGGTGCAGACCACCCGCTACACCCAGCACCAGCTTTCAACCTACGTACTCACCATCACCGCCATCAACGCCGTGCTCGGACTGGTCGTCGCCGGCGCGCTGCACCTGCTGGGCGTCGCCAATCCCATGCTCTGGGGGGCGCTGGCGGCCCTGCTCAATTTCGCACCCTACGTCGGGCCGATGATCGGTCTGTTCCTGTTGACGCTGGCCGGTTTCGCGCAGTTCGACGAGCCCGCCCAGGCCTTGCTGGTGCCCGCGACCTTCCTGGTCATCCAGACCCTTGAGGGCCAGTTGTTCACGCCCCTCGTGCTCGGCCGGAGCATGTCCCTGGACCCGGTGATGGTGTTCGTCGCCCTGCTCCTGCTGGGCTGGCTGTGGGGCGTGGTCGGGCTGCTGATGGCGGTCCCCCTGCTGACCTGCCTGCGCATCTGCGCCGAGCAGGTGCCTGGCTGGGCGCCGCTCGCGCGCCTGCTCGGTCCGGCGGTGCCGGTGTCCCCGGAACGGGAGCGCAGTCGGCTGCTGAAGCCGCCGCCACGTCCGCGTCGTCGGCGTGCCGTCGCCAGCGACGTGGTGGTACTGGCGTCACCGCAGCCACCGGGCTGA
- a CDS encoding branched-chain amino acid transaminase produces the protein MAAANYPDWIWFNGRVVPWQDASLHVMSHVVHYGSSVFEGIRSYATPDGARVFRLTEHLRRLQNSARIYEMVLPFDQAALRAACFEVLAANGLDAAYLRPVVWRGLGGFGLSADTPIEVAVAAWRMGPYLGPDVLERGIDACVSSWQRMAPNTIPTGAKAGGNYLSGQLIAREARRLGFGEGIALAANGLLSEGAGENLFLVFDGVLHTPPVSAAILDGITRDSIIQLARAEGMTVVERDLPREYLYLADEIFMCGTAAEVTPIRSVDGRPVGAGKPGALTRRMQQLFFGLFDGSTPDRHGWLEQA, from the coding sequence ATGGCAGCAGCGAACTACCCCGATTGGATCTGGTTCAACGGCCGCGTGGTGCCCTGGCAGGACGCCAGCCTGCACGTGATGTCGCACGTGGTCCATTACGGGTCGTCGGTGTTCGAGGGCATCCGCAGCTATGCCACGCCCGATGGCGCGCGCGTTTTCCGCCTCACCGAGCACCTGCGGCGGCTGCAAAACTCCGCGCGCATCTACGAGATGGTCCTGCCGTTCGACCAGGCCGCGTTGCGCGCCGCCTGCTTCGAGGTGCTGGCGGCCAACGGCCTCGACGCGGCCTACCTGCGACCGGTGGTCTGGCGCGGCCTGGGCGGTTTCGGTTTGAGCGCGGACACGCCGATCGAGGTTGCCGTGGCGGCCTGGCGGATGGGCCCCTACCTGGGCCCCGACGTGCTCGAGCGCGGCATCGATGCCTGCGTGTCGAGCTGGCAGCGGATGGCCCCCAACACCATCCCCACCGGCGCCAAGGCGGGCGGCAACTACCTGTCCGGACAGCTGATCGCCCGCGAAGCGCGCAGGCTGGGTTTCGGCGAGGGCATCGCCCTGGCCGCCAACGGCCTGTTGTCGGAAGGCGCGGGCGAGAACCTGTTCCTGGTCTTCGACGGTGTCCTGCACACGCCGCCGGTGTCGGCGGCGATCCTCGATGGCATCACCCGCGACAGCATCATCCAGCTCGCCCGCGCCGAGGGCATGACCGTGGTCGAGCGCGACCTGCCGCGCGAGTACCTCTACCTGGCCGACGAGATCTTCATGTGCGGCACCGCCGCCGAGGTCACGCCGATCCGCAGCGTCGACGGCCGACCGGTCGGCGCCGGCAAGCCCGGTGCGCTGACGCGGCGCATGCAGCAGCTGTTCTTCGGCCTGTTCGACGGCAGCACGCCGGATCGCCACGGCTGGCTGGAACAGGCCTGA